The DNA region TAGTTGTGCTCCGTTTACTTTTCGGATGGCTATCTCCCGGTAGCGTTGGCGGATGTCGAATAAGGAAAGTCCGAATAATCCCAATGCCGAGACAAAAATAGAGATGGCGGCAAACAGTGTAAACACGGTTGCTACACGGCGATCCTCACGATATAAAGTTTGTATATCCTCATCCAGCCATCGATGATCAAATTCTTCAGTATTAAATATCTCTTGTCTGGCACTTTTCAAATAAGTCATCAGTTCCTTTTCTTTTCCGGGTATACATGCAATCTGGTATTGCGAGCCGGCGCTATTGGGGGTTATCATATATACCACAGGTTTCTTTCCGGCTGTGAGATGGCCGGTATAATAATCTTTGATTACAGCTTCTACAGGCATCAGAGATATACCACCTTCTATTATTTTTCCATCCATCCCCATAGCTATCCAAAGTGCCTGTTCTCCTCTTATGAAAGCATCTTCCCGTCGCGTATAACCGAAGGCCTTCATGGCCGATTCATTCATGGCTACCAGATACTGAGCGTATCCTTCTACTTTATCGGGCAATGCACCATCTACTAATTGCAGATTATACAAACTAAAGAAATCAACCGGTACCCACATCAGCATCATGTTTAACTTAACATCCTTGTCATTTATGAGAGTAGAAGAACTTCCACTGCCCAGCACTCCACTGCGTGTAGGGTCTCCGCAGAACCATTTCTTTATGAACGGGCATTCATTCAGTTTCTGCTGAATACTTTGGGAATTCTGCCAGCGTTGTTGTCTCTCTTGTTCGCTTTCGGAGTTCCAGTTTTGAGGAGTCGGAACTAAGTTGGCATACAGTATCCCTTGAGTCCGAAATCCCGGAGGAGTATCTTGCAAAAAGCGAAGGTGACCGCTGAAATACAATGATAGTATAATGAGTAAAAGCGTGATACTGTATTGAATGAATAAAAAAGCCGTACGTGTGGTAACGGATTGACGCGATGATCCGATGGTACGTATGGATATGATAGGTGGTAGGTAATTGTACTTGATATAGGGATAAATAGTGGTGAACAGTGGCAAGAAAAGAAGGACCCCTAATGACAACTGCCAGTCAAATGCCGTATAAGGAATGTCGCTCTCCAATAAGCGGTTGGCATATCCCGAGAATATTTCAATGAAGAACCAGGCTAGCAATAACGCTATGGATATCATGAGTACATTCTCTAACCACAGTTGCAGAAAAAGAGCGCGCCCTTGCACACCAAAGACCTTCTTTATACCATATTCTTTGGAACGTTTCAGCATGAAAACCAAGTATATATTTACAAAGTTCAGGATTCCCGCCAATAGCAACAGCATGCACACACCTGTAAGTATCAGTATATGTGAATGACTACTATAATGCCACATTTCCAAATCATCACCTGCGGCAGCCAGTTCTTTGTTCCAATAGAGTTGGCTGACAGGAAGAAAATTATATCGTATTTTAAATCCATCCGGCACCTGACGGTAAACGTTACTGGCAGCATTGATTGCGTTTACATCGACTCCCGGCATGAAACGTAAAAGTTCCACATACATTCTGCCCCATTCTCTTCGTGATTTGAGATCAATGTTTACTACGATATCAAATGTCAATGATGATTTGCAGGACGGTTCATCCAATATACCGCAAATGGTAAGGTGTCTGCCTCCTGAATATTCCATAGTTTGTCCGATAGGATCTTTCTCTCCAAATACACGCTTGGCAAATTGGCGTGTGATGAGAGCCTCTTCAGGTGCTTTCATTTGTTTGCCTTTCAGGGGATAATGAAAGAAATGAAAGAATGTTGTATCTGCTACTAACATCTGGATTGCATAGGGTCTTTCGTCTATGTTTACATTATCATTGCTCAATGTCATGAAGTAGCTTCGTTCTTTAATGGCATCAGGTAAAAAATAGATGGTATCTGCACCACTGTCATTACTTACACTACCGGGGAATACATTATTGTCAATATCACGAATTGGAATATACACATTTTCAGCATCCGTGCAGTGTGTGTTTACTTGTAGCTCACGGTGGATGTAGCGTACTAATATGATGGTACATGCCAGGCTGAGTGCCAGACCAACTACATTAATAATTGTATATGATTTGGAGCGTATCAGGAAACGCCAGGCGTATTTGAGTGTTTTCATATTTCAGTATTTGTTATAATCTTTTTTTGTTATTCTGCTATTCTCTGATGATACTGTATTATTCTTTATTTTAATATCAGTTCTTCGGCTTCGCCAAAGTTATCATATCCCGTAGTAATAACCCAATCTCCAGGTTGCAAACCGTCTGTAATCTCGTATTGTTGGGGGTTCTGGCGTCCAATGCTGACAGGAACACGTGTAGCTTTGGTTTTGGATGCATTTAGTTTGTATATCCATTGTCCACCGGTGGTTTGATAGAAGTTACCGCGCGGAATGACGATAGCCTGTTCCGGCTGTCCCAGTTCTATTTGCACGCGAAAACTTTTGCCAACACGCACATTATCCGGCATCTCTCCGGTAAATACCAGGTCGACATCGAAAGTACGGTCTTTTACTTCGGGTACTACTTTGGTGATACGCAGCGGATATTTGCGTCCCTGATAGTTAATAGTAGCAGGAAGCCCCGTTGTGATACGGTCTATGTAATATTCACTGAGGGAAGTGTGAATCTTATATTGATCTAATACCTTAATTTCAGCAATACCTTGGTTGGATGATACTTGCTGCCCCGGAGTTACTTTCACGAAACTGAGCTGTCCGGTGATAGGAGCTTTTACTATTAAGTTCTCCAACCGTTCACAGGCACGTTCATACTTCTTGCGTTCGCGTTCTCGGTCGTTACGGATTAAGTCCTTGCGGATAACAGTCATAGCAGAGTCATGACGAAGGCTTTCACGTTGTAGCTGGGCATTTTTCACTTTATAGTCGTATTCGTCTTCGGAAACTTCAAGTTGAGCTTTGCTCTTGATTCCCATTTTATATTCTTCCTTGTCGAGATCGAAACTTTTCTTGAGACGATCCAATTCGTAGTTGGTCTGCAAAGTTTGTTGTTGCAG from Bacteroides sp. MSB163 includes:
- a CDS encoding efflux RND transporter periplasmic adaptor subunit, with the translated sequence MDIKLEKKPWYIRYRYYLAGGILFLAFIIYVIILSAGPSKLRIDQENVQIAEVKNDKFMEYVDVEGLIQPILTIIVNARESGSVDRIVGEEGSLLQKGDTILVLENPDLLRSIEDQRDDWEKQLITYQEKEIEMEQKSLNLQQQTLQTNYELDRLKKSFDLDKEEYKMGIKSKAQLEVSEDEYDYKVKNAQLQRESLRHDSAMTVIRKDLIRNDRERERKKYERACERLENLIVKAPITGQLSFVKVTPGQQVSSNQGIAEIKVLDQYKIHTSLSEYYIDRITTGLPATINYQGRKYPLRITKVVPEVKDRTFDVDLVFTGEMPDNVRVGKSFRVQIELGQPEQAIVIPRGNFYQTTGGQWIYKLNASKTKATRVPVSIGRQNPQQYEITDGLQPGDWVITTGYDNFGEAEELILK
- a CDS encoding ABC transporter permease, which codes for MKTLKYAWRFLIRSKSYTIINVVGLALSLACTIILVRYIHRELQVNTHCTDAENVYIPIRDIDNNVFPGSVSNDSGADTIYFLPDAIKERSYFMTLSNDNVNIDERPYAIQMLVADTTFFHFFHYPLKGKQMKAPEEALITRQFAKRVFGEKDPIGQTMEYSGGRHLTICGILDEPSCKSSLTFDIVVNIDLKSRREWGRMYVELLRFMPGVDVNAINAASNVYRQVPDGFKIRYNFLPVSQLYWNKELAAAGDDLEMWHYSSHSHILILTGVCMLLLLAGILNFVNIYLVFMLKRSKEYGIKKVFGVQGRALFLQLWLENVLMISIALLLAWFFIEIFSGYANRLLESDIPYTAFDWQLSLGVLLFLPLFTTIYPYIKYNYLPPIISIRTIGSSRQSVTTRTAFLFIQYSITLLLIILSLYFSGHLRFLQDTPPGFRTQGILYANLVPTPQNWNSESEQERQQRWQNSQSIQQKLNECPFIKKWFCGDPTRSGVLGSGSSSTLINDKDVKLNMMLMWVPVDFFSLYNLQLVDGALPDKVEGYAQYLVAMNESAMKAFGYTRREDAFIRGEQALWIAMGMDGKIIEGGISLMPVEAVIKDYYTGHLTAGKKPVVYMITPNSAGSQYQIACIPGKEKELMTYLKSARQEIFNTEEFDHRWLDEDIQTLYREDRRVATVFTLFAAISIFVSALGLFGLSLFDIRQRYREIAIRKVNGAQLRNLYSILFRKYIWVITGSALLTIPLSYYLIHIYTRDFVVKAPVSIFIYLIAVLAVAGISLGTLFWQVNKATRINPATIMKTE